Proteins found in one Armatimonadota bacterium genomic segment:
- a CDS encoding rod shape-determining protein yields the protein MAIWRRFLGRFSRDMGIDLGTANTLVHVRGKGILLREPSVVAIEKDTKKVLAVGEEAKRMLGRTPGNIVAIRPLKDGVIADFDQTEKMLRYFIQKVHRRSWAAPTVVVGIPSGVTEVERRAVMDACKKAGAKESYLIEEPMAAAIGAGLPVGDATGSMIVDIGGGTTEVAVISLSGIVASRSIRIAGDEIDEAIAAYVRRTYNLYIGDRTAEEAKIQIGSAYPLEEETTMEVRGRDLITGLPRSAVISSEEIRHAIQEPVNAIVEAVKLTLEMTPPELASDIIHRGITLAGGGALLRGLDCLISKETGMPVHVAPDPLSCVVIGTGRVLEEIETNPSLRKVLIGTNRSY from the coding sequence ATGGCGATTTGGAGAAGATTTCTGGGACGTTTCTCGCGGGATATGGGTATCGACCTCGGCACGGCAAACACGCTGGTGCACGTGCGAGGGAAAGGTATTCTCCTCCGTGAGCCTTCTGTGGTGGCTATCGAGAAAGACACCAAAAAGGTGCTGGCGGTCGGCGAGGAAGCCAAACGAATGCTGGGACGAACGCCCGGCAACATCGTCGCGATTCGCCCACTGAAGGATGGAGTGATTGCCGACTTCGACCAGACTGAGAAGATGCTTCGCTACTTTATCCAGAAAGTACACCGGCGTTCGTGGGCAGCGCCGACGGTGGTGGTGGGCATCCCCAGCGGCGTGACGGAAGTGGAGAGGCGCGCGGTGATGGACGCCTGCAAGAAAGCGGGCGCAAAGGAGTCCTACCTGATTGAAGAGCCGATGGCGGCGGCGATTGGAGCGGGTTTGCCTGTGGGGGACGCTACCGGCTCGATGATTGTGGACATCGGCGGCGGCACCACCGAAGTGGCGGTCATCTCGCTCTCCGGCATTGTGGCAAGCCGTTCTATCCGCATTGCGGGGGACGAAATTGACGAAGCTATCGCTGCCTATGTACGTCGCACCTACAACCTGTACATCGGTGACCGCACCGCCGAAGAGGCAAAAATCCAGATTGGCTCCGCGTATCCGCTGGAAGAGGAGACCACGATGGAGGTGCGCGGACGCGATTTAATCACCGGACTGCCCCGCAGTGCGGTCATCTCCTCTGAGGAGATACGGCATGCCATTCAGGAGCCGGTCAACGCCATCGTGGAGGCGGTGAAGCTGACACTGGAGATGACCCCACCGGAGCTCGCCTCGGATATCATCCATCGGGGTATTACGCTGGCAGGCGGTGGGGCATTGTTGCGAGGGCTGGATTGTCTGATCTCCAAAGAGACGGGAATGCCGGTACATGTGGCGCCGGACCCGCTCAGCTGTGTGGTGATAGGAACCGGCAGAGTGCTGGAGGAGATTGAGACCAACCCCAGCCTGCGCAAAGTGCTCATTGGTACGAATCGCTCTTACTAA